The Parashewanella spongiae genome has a window encoding:
- a CDS encoding restriction endonuclease subunit S, whose translation MNKYKAYPEYKDSGVVWLGNVPKDWNIIPIKHLAELTPKKSTIDSSLMDKECSFLPMEKLKLNSIVLDEKRKVSDVCDGYTYFEDGDVLIAKVTPCFENKNMAVASGLTNSIGFGSSEIYVLRTNKRMNNRFLYYRLQEDSFMDIATAAMTGAGGLKRVPAEVINTYSLASPKFAEQTQIANFLDHETAKIDTLIEEQQSLIRLLKEKRQAVISHAVTKGLNPNAPMKDSGVEWLGEVPEHWNVCNLSHVLNAIGDVDHYMPKSIDEGVPYVMTGDLTEFASDINFAKCKQVSQGDYLNLSKRIKTSAGDVIMARYATIGTASYVDIDRDFLVSYSCVTIKPSPSKVLGLYLFYYFKSQTFLNGIQSHINTNTQGNVGVNDLKKVKITLPDLVEQQKIIAHLQSAISKFDHLTTKSESAIKLMQERRTALISAAVTGKIDVREWIAPVDSRLCGNDGIEQQETEAM comes from the coding sequence ATGAATAAATACAAGGCTTATCCAGAATATAAGGATTCTGGGGTTGTGTGGTTGGGGAATGTTCCAAAAGACTGGAATATCATTCCAATAAAACATTTAGCTGAATTGACCCCGAAAAAATCAACTATTGATTCATCATTGATGGATAAAGAGTGCAGCTTTCTCCCTATGGAAAAGCTAAAGCTGAACTCTATTGTTTTGGATGAAAAGCGCAAAGTCAGTGATGTTTGTGATGGTTACACATACTTTGAAGATGGTGATGTTCTCATAGCCAAGGTAACACCATGCTTTGAGAACAAGAATATGGCTGTTGCCTCTGGGCTCACCAATAGCATTGGCTTTGGATCTTCAGAAATTTATGTTCTCCGTACTAACAAGCGGATGAATAATCGGTTTCTGTATTATCGCTTGCAGGAAGACAGTTTTATGGACATTGCCACAGCGGCAATGACTGGAGCTGGAGGATTAAAGCGTGTTCCTGCTGAAGTAATAAACACTTATTCGCTTGCGAGTCCTAAGTTTGCAGAGCAAACGCAAATCGCCAACTTCCTCGACCACGAAACCGCCAAAATCGACACCTTGATCGAAGAACAGCAATCTTTGATTCGGTTGTTGAAAGAAAAACGACAGGCGGTGATCAGTCATGCCGTCACCAAGGGGCTAAACCCCAACGCCCCAATGAAAGATTCCGGCGTAGAGTGGCTTGGGGAAGTGCCAGAGCATTGGAATGTCTGCAATCTGAGCCATGTCCTTAATGCTATCGGGGATGTAGATCATTATATGCCGAAATCTATTGATGAAGGCGTGCCATACGTGATGACAGGGGATTTAACTGAGTTTGCAAGTGATATTAATTTTGCGAAGTGTAAACAAGTCAGTCAGGGCGATTATCTAAATCTGTCGAAGAGAATAAAGACTTCTGCGGGAGATGTCATCATGGCTCGGTACGCTACCATTGGAACGGCATCATACGTAGATATAGATAGAGACTTCCTTGTTTCATACTCGTGTGTAACGATCAAGCCCTCTCCTTCCAAGGTTTTGGGGCTATATCTATTTTATTACTTCAAATCTCAAACATTTTTGAATGGTATTCAAAGTCATATAAACACCAATACACAAGGAAATGTTGGAGTAAATGATTTAAAAAAAGTTAAAATCACACTCCCAGATTTGGTCGAGCAACAAAAAATCATTGCCCATTTGCAATCAGCCATAAGTAAATTCGATCACCTGACAACGAAGTCGGAATCAGCCATTAAATTAATGCAAGAACGCCGCACCGCCTTAATCTCTGCCGCTGTCACTGGAAAAATCGACGTCCGAGAATGGATTGCGCCTGTGGATTCCCGCCTTTGTGGGAATGACGGAATAGAACAACAAGAAACAGAGGCCATGTAA
- a CDS encoding IS1595 family transposase translates to MNIANFHKLIKSLQGLNDKQRLEIESALHQYSSSESIYHLLEERLVEQPECPHCHSSLINRHGKTQSTQRYRCKNCLKTFVAATGTPLARLRHKERWKDYFYCMIKSMPLREAASHCSITLTTSFRWRHRFLEIPTLLQPSTLEGIIEADETFYPYSEKGERHLIRKPRKRGMKAKKSGRSSDDWVKVVTVRDRNQHTYDNTFAHVTSDALTKELEGKVQKDSVLCSDGFKTYIKFSKDNELTHKRLNVSAGIRVIENVFHIQNVNSYHSKLKLWLAKFHGVATKYLTHYLGWFRFMDNKENCNENSLFKIQQQLVGT, encoded by the coding sequence AAAAAGTCTACAAGGATTGAATGACAAACAAAGATTGGAAATTGAATCAGCGCTCCATCAATACTCATCATCAGAGTCGATATATCACTTACTCGAAGAACGTTTAGTTGAACAACCTGAGTGTCCACATTGCCATAGCAGCCTTATCAACCGACATGGAAAAACACAAAGCACTCAACGATATCGCTGTAAAAATTGTCTTAAAACCTTTGTTGCCGCAACAGGAACACCACTTGCCAGACTAAGACATAAAGAACGCTGGAAAGATTACTTTTATTGCATGATTAAGAGCATGCCTTTAAGGGAAGCCGCTAGCCATTGCAGTATTACTCTTACCACGTCTTTTCGTTGGCGCCATAGATTTCTTGAAATACCAACACTCCTCCAACCTTCTACGTTAGAAGGAATTATTGAAGCTGACGAAACATTTTATCCTTATTCAGAAAAGGGTGAACGTCATTTAATTCGTAAACCAAGAAAGCGAGGAATGAAAGCAAAAAAATCAGGACGTTCGAGTGATGATTGGGTAAAAGTCGTTACCGTCAGGGATAGGAACCAGCATACATACGATAATACTTTTGCTCATGTGACAAGTGATGCACTCACGAAAGAGCTAGAAGGAAAAGTTCAGAAAGACAGTGTGTTGTGCTCTGATGGATTTAAAACCTACATCAAGTTTAGTAAAGACAATGAACTCACTCATAAACGCCTGAATGTATCAGCTGGTATCAGGGTAATCGAAAATGTTTTCCACATACAGAATGTAAACTCTTACCACAGCAAATTAAAGCTGTGGCTTGCAAAGTTTCACGGTGTCGCTACGAAATATCTAACTCATTATCTAGGTTGGTTCAGATTTATGGACAATAAAGAAAATTGTAACGAAAACAGCTTGTTTAAAATTCAACAACAGTTAGTGGGAACATAG
- a CDS encoding type I restriction endonuclease subunit R — protein MSKDATFIHTIDNTKESVFQNDMIARMQAKGWLLGNSDQYDCKTALYTSDVLDFVKHTQPKEWTKFCKNFPVDSEQHFISHLVTQLKKADANAVDKELRSFGTLGVLRHGLKIRNARFSLCQFMPEHKLNPDTLARFEQNRCRIVPELVYSPYATAEHMALTGKKAKAWRIDLVLFVNGLPVATLELKSEFKQAIENAKRQYQKTRLPNDPETKKPEPLLTFKRGALVHFAVSQFEVYMATKLAGDDTFFLPFNRGTAEGGAGNEIPANQNEYATEYLWNEVLLPSNLLNILGRFVHLQIEEKEDWEGRKSKKETLIFPRYHQWDVVSRLINAAKQEGTGHKYLVQHSAGSGKSNSIAWTAHQLSTLHDDEGNKQFDSIIVITDRTVLDDQLQDTIYQFEHADGVVGRINKKEGDGSKSEKLATALENAQPIIIVTIQTFPHVLEAIENSVSLQQRRYAVIADEAHSSQTGSTAKRLKEVLMVEGEAKDAELAANNPELSSEDRLNASLAARKHNSNLNYYAFTATPKAKTLELFGRLPYSDLPASKNGSKKNLPQAFHVYSMRQAIEEGFILDVLKNYTNYKVAYQLAQKIEAADEEVDSKKAKVKLSRWVRLHEYNIAQKVKVIIDHFKEHVMGLLGGQAKAMVVTSSRKEAVRYKLAFDKYLAEHSATNKQSAIAVMVAFSGEVEFNQDDPDSTALLDQKFTEKGMNPNLKGRDMRKAFDSDDYQIMLVANKFQTGFDQPKLCAMYVDKPLGGVECVQTLSRLNRTYPGKAESGTFVLDFVNEPDEILSAFQPYYQTAELADVSDPDKLYDLEEKLRASGIFTWNEVEQFCDAFLTQKKSNAAVSNICKPAVDRWQKRYSSAVDAYIQSKEMFERTKKTKDAVLIANAENSFKECKQEKDRLEIFKKDLGSFTRFYEFMSQIVDYDNMELEKLSLYARYLRPLLREKVIEEDDIDLDNVVMSHYRLSKIRQQHIKLKEDEEGNELEPSDDVGTAKAKDKKEEFMSQIVAKLNELFITDGLTDGDMISFLYSKTSKVAENETVMKQIKNNTAEQAFLGDFPQAFDNAVMDSDEAHQEMMMQYLSNPLIAEGLKRLAFDMLKSR, from the coding sequence ATGAGCAAGGATGCCACGTTTATTCATACCATCGACAACACCAAAGAATCCGTATTCCAGAACGACATGATTGCCCGTATGCAAGCCAAAGGTTGGTTGTTAGGCAACAGTGACCAATACGATTGCAAAACGGCGTTGTACACCAGTGATGTGCTGGATTTCGTGAAGCACACTCAACCAAAAGAGTGGACGAAGTTTTGTAAAAACTTCCCCGTTGATTCAGAGCAGCATTTTATCAGCCACTTGGTCACTCAGCTAAAAAAAGCCGATGCTAATGCGGTGGATAAAGAGCTTCGCAGTTTCGGTACGTTGGGCGTATTGCGTCATGGTTTGAAAATCCGCAATGCACGTTTTTCGTTATGCCAGTTTATGCCTGAGCACAAGCTAAACCCTGACACCTTGGCTCGTTTTGAGCAAAACCGCTGTCGCATTGTACCTGAGCTAGTGTACTCGCCTTACGCAACGGCTGAGCACATGGCGCTGACGGGTAAAAAAGCCAAAGCATGGCGCATCGATTTAGTGTTATTTGTTAACGGCTTACCCGTAGCAACATTAGAGCTGAAATCAGAGTTTAAACAGGCCATTGAAAACGCCAAGCGCCAATATCAAAAAACTCGCTTACCAAACGACCCTGAAACTAAAAAGCCAGAGCCACTGCTGACCTTTAAACGAGGGGCATTAGTGCATTTTGCCGTGAGTCAGTTTGAGGTCTACATGGCGACCAAACTGGCAGGTGATGACACCTTCTTTTTACCCTTTAACAGAGGCACAGCAGAAGGTGGTGCGGGTAATGAAATACCCGCAAATCAAAACGAGTACGCCACCGAATATCTGTGGAATGAAGTGCTGCTGCCAAGCAACCTGCTGAACATTCTTGGTCGATTTGTGCATTTGCAGATTGAAGAAAAAGAAGACTGGGAAGGTCGAAAGTCGAAAAAAGAAACCCTGATATTCCCACGTTATCATCAGTGGGATGTGGTAAGCCGCTTAATTAATGCAGCAAAACAAGAAGGCACAGGCCACAAATACTTAGTGCAGCACAGCGCTGGCTCGGGTAAGTCGAACTCAATTGCGTGGACGGCGCATCAGCTGTCGACCTTGCACGATGACGAAGGCAATAAACAATTTGATTCAATCATTGTTATCACTGACCGAACGGTATTGGATGACCAGCTGCAAGACACCATTTATCAGTTTGAACACGCCGATGGAGTAGTGGGACGGATCAACAAAAAAGAGGGCGATGGCTCTAAGTCAGAAAAGCTTGCCACCGCACTGGAAAATGCTCAGCCTATCATCATCGTCACCATTCAAACCTTCCCGCATGTGTTAGAAGCCATTGAAAACAGCGTCAGCTTGCAACAACGCCGTTATGCCGTGATTGCCGATGAAGCGCATTCCTCACAAACAGGCAGCACGGCAAAACGCTTAAAGGAAGTGCTGATGGTAGAAGGCGAAGCAAAAGACGCTGAGCTTGCGGCAAATAACCCTGAGTTGTCGTCAGAAGACCGATTAAATGCCTCGTTAGCGGCACGAAAGCACAACAGCAATTTAAATTATTATGCATTTACTGCAACGCCTAAAGCTAAGACCTTGGAGCTATTTGGTCGTCTGCCTTACTCTGATTTACCTGCATCTAAAAACGGTTCTAAAAAGAACTTACCGCAAGCCTTTCATGTGTATTCGATGCGCCAAGCCATTGAAGAAGGGTTTATTCTTGATGTGCTGAAAAACTACACCAACTACAAAGTAGCGTATCAGTTAGCACAAAAGATTGAAGCCGCCGATGAAGAGGTCGACAGTAAAAAAGCCAAAGTGAAACTGAGCCGCTGGGTAAGGCTGCATGAGTACAATATTGCGCAGAAGGTGAAAGTCATCATTGATCACTTTAAAGAGCACGTAATGGGCTTATTAGGCGGTCAGGCGAAGGCGATGGTGGTGACCAGCTCTCGTAAAGAGGCTGTGCGCTATAAGTTAGCTTTTGATAAGTATTTGGCAGAGCATTCGGCGACTAACAAGCAAAGTGCCATTGCGGTGATGGTTGCGTTTTCTGGTGAGGTGGAATTTAATCAAGACGACCCTGATAGCACCGCTTTATTGGATCAAAAGTTTACCGAAAAAGGCATGAACCCAAACTTAAAAGGTCGGGATATGCGTAAGGCTTTTGATTCTGATGATTACCAAATTATGTTGGTGGCGAATAAGTTTCAAACAGGTTTTGACCAGCCAAAACTTTGCGCCATGTACGTCGACAAGCCTTTAGGCGGCGTCGAATGCGTGCAAACACTGTCACGACTAAACCGAACTTATCCTGGCAAGGCAGAAAGCGGTACCTTTGTATTGGATTTCGTTAATGAACCCGACGAGATTTTAAGCGCCTTTCAACCTTATTATCAAACCGCTGAACTGGCGGATGTGTCTGATCCCGACAAGCTTTACGATTTAGAAGAAAAGCTCAGAGCCAGCGGCATTTTTACTTGGAATGAAGTCGAGCAATTTTGTGATGCTTTTCTCACGCAAAAAAAGAGCAATGCAGCGGTAAGTAACATTTGTAAGCCAGCGGTAGATCGCTGGCAAAAGCGTTATAGCTCGGCAGTTGATGCTTATATTCAGTCAAAAGAAATGTTTGAGCGCACCAAGAAAACCAAAGATGCCGTGTTGATCGCCAATGCGGAAAACAGCTTTAAAGAATGCAAACAAGAAAAAGACCGTCTGGAAATTTTCAAAAAGGATTTAGGCAGTTTCACCCGTTTTTATGAGTTTATGTCTCAGATTGTTGACTACGACAATATGGAGTTAGAGAAACTGAGCCTTTATGCCCGTTATCTACGCCCATTGCTGCGTGAAAAGGTGATTGAAGAAGACGACATCGATTTGGACAATGTGGTGATGAGCCATTATCGCCTGTCTAAAATCCGTCAACAGCACATCAAGCTAAAAGAAGACGAAGAAGGCAATGAGCTAGAACCCAGCGATGACGTGGGTACGGCTAAAGCTAAAGATAAGAAAGAAGAGTTCATGTCACAAATTGTGGCAAAACTGAATGAGTTATTTATCACAGATGGGTTAACCGATGGCGATATGATCAGCTTTCTGTACAGCAAAACAAGTAAAGTCGCTGAGAATGAGACTGTGATGAAACAGATCAAGAATAATACGGCTGAACAAGCATTTCTGGGCGATTTCCCACAAGCCTTTGATAACGCAGTGATGGACAGTGACGAAGCGCACCAAGAAATGATGATGCAATATTTGTCGAATCCGTTAATCGCAGAAGGACTAAAACGATTAGCGTTTGATATGTTGAAGAGCAGGTAG